A genomic window from Sebaldella sp. S0638 includes:
- a CDS encoding lysophospholipid acyltransferase family protein — protein sequence MLKYKVEYLLVVIVKSGLRILPVKLRFKILEFLGVLTYYAIKKRRNITINNLNIAFPEKNENEIKKLALESYKSTAKNTIIPLYLAELLSKGYIEPENYGLVGELMSQNRGLIITTIHMAGFEAGFFMGKDYDTNVVFKKQKNPYINDMMEKCRAKVGTHSIMKNIENDSNKKIQNVFKNKGVLVLAADQYSNDVDIEFFGKKTKANAGNVILAVKYKVPVLFAYSNYDGYKIKLNFLKEVEIEKMSNLKETVKYNVQNLFYEYEKVIRDNPGEYMWQHNRWKN from the coding sequence ATGTTAAAATATAAAGTCGAGTATCTTTTAGTAGTAATAGTAAAGTCTGGATTACGAATTTTACCGGTAAAGTTAAGATTTAAAATTTTAGAATTTTTAGGAGTTTTAACATATTATGCAATAAAAAAGCGTAGAAATATTACAATTAACAATTTAAATATCGCTTTTCCCGAAAAAAACGAAAATGAAATAAAGAAACTGGCACTGGAATCATATAAAAGTACAGCAAAAAACACTATTATTCCTTTGTATCTGGCAGAATTATTATCAAAAGGATATATAGAGCCGGAGAATTACGGATTAGTAGGAGAATTAATGTCTCAGAACAGAGGATTGATCATAACTACAATACATATGGCAGGATTTGAAGCAGGTTTTTTCATGGGGAAAGATTACGACACCAATGTAGTTTTTAAAAAGCAGAAAAATCCGTATATCAATGATATGATGGAGAAATGCAGAGCTAAAGTAGGAACACATTCAATAATGAAAAATATTGAAAATGATTCTAACAAAAAAATACAAAATGTGTTTAAAAATAAGGGAGTATTGGTATTGGCAGCAGATCAGTACTCAAATGATGTAGATATAGAATTTTTCGGAAAGAAAACAAAAGCAAATGCCGGAAATGTCATATTGGCAGTGAAATATAAAGTGCCTGTTCTTTTTGCCTATTCAAATTATGACGGCTATAAGATAAAATTGAATTTTTTAAAAGAGGTAGAAATAGAAAAAATGAGTAATTTGAAAGAAACTGTAAAATATAATGTTCAAAATTTATTTTATGAGTATGAAAAAGTCATTCGTGATAATCCGGGGGAGTATATGTGGCAGCATAACAGATGGAAAAATTAA
- a CDS encoding GyrI-like domain-containing protein has protein sequence MDSLKNMKNALDYIEDNLSKEIEYSKIAQAALCSQYHFQRMFSFLTGIPLSEYIRRRRLTLAGFDLQNSSEKIIEIAMRYGYNSPDAFTRAFQNIHGVTPSKAREEGVSLKAYPRIVFSLSLKGVTEMNYRIEKKEPFIITGVKQRLSYLENLGEKIGQMWQGLSQETYKQLAGLADTGHPEMLGVYSNMYEDSTTDYYIAVRTTSEIPENFEKLEIPELTWAVFEITGALPTAMAEIWGRIFTEWFPTMDYEHAEAPEIECYSAGDMGAADYRSEIWIPIIKKNTAK, from the coding sequence ATGGATTCATTAAAAAATATGAAGAATGCACTTGATTATATTGAAGATAATCTTAGCAAAGAAATTGAATATTCTAAAATAGCGCAGGCAGCATTATGTTCACAGTATCACTTCCAGCGTATGTTCTCTTTTCTCACAGGAATACCGCTTTCTGAGTATATAAGACGCCGCCGTTTGACTCTGGCAGGCTTTGATCTTCAAAACAGCAGTGAGAAAATAATAGAAATTGCCATGAGGTACGGATATAATTCACCGGATGCCTTTACACGGGCTTTTCAGAATATTCACGGAGTTACTCCGTCCAAAGCAAGAGAAGAAGGAGTTTCATTAAAAGCATATCCGCGTATAGTGTTTTCACTATCATTGAAAGGAGTGACAGAAATGAATTACAGGATAGAAAAAAAAGAACCGTTTATTATAACAGGGGTGAAACAAAGACTTTCTTATCTGGAAAACCTTGGGGAAAAAATAGGTCAGATGTGGCAGGGTTTATCACAGGAAACTTATAAACAGCTGGCAGGGCTCGCTGATACCGGACATCCTGAAATGCTTGGTGTTTACAGCAATATGTATGAGGACAGCACAACAGATTATTATATTGCAGTAAGAACAACAAGTGAAATTCCTGAGAATTTTGAAAAGCTGGAAATTCCGGAATTAACATGGGCAGTTTTTGAAATAACAGGGGCACTTCCCACAGCAATGGCAGAAATATGGGGACGTATATTTACAGAATGGTTTCCGACTATGGATTATGAACATGCGGAGGCTCCAGAGATAGAATGTTATTCAGCAGGGGATATGGGAGCTGCTGATTATAGAAGCGAAATCTGGATTCCAATTATAAAAAAGAATACAGCAAAATAA